GCATTTACACATattaaatgcctactatgtgcacgACATTGTACTCACTCTCTAGATACTTCAGCTCATTTAAATTCCTGTGATAACAGTTTGGGGGACCTAATACTATCACCCCATTTGGGGAAACATGCACCAGAGGTTCTTTAACCTGGCAAGACTGCATATCTTCCCGCCACACTGCATCCTCCAGGTATTCCAGATGATTCTGGGTCTCATTCCAGTGTATGGATATGGGGAGGTTTCCAGGCACTAACAGGGTAACATATTCCCGCATCTGGGTATGTATGTTGAGGTGAATGAAGGACCCAGGCTCAGGTGCTCACCTATGTGCTGGATGATCCCGCTGACCGTGGGCTGTAAGAGGTCGTTCATGGCCTCACAAGACATCCTGAGCGTCCCCTGTGAGGACCACTTCACGAAGTTCACGCTGCTCCTGCGCAGGGCTGTCTCCACGTTGTGGCCTCGCTGCTTGCAGTAGAAGTCAATAAACGAGAAGGGCAGCGAGATGTTGAGCGCCCCCGCATGGTGTGGGCCTGCGGTGCGTTTGCAGGCCTCGAAGGCTATAGTCAGATCCACCCAGGCTGCTGGGCGTTGCGTTTTGAAGGTGCTGATGAAGTCCTCGCCAAAGATGCGGCCCAGCAGCTGCTCGAAGCCCAGGTCCACGGCCACCGCGCCACAGGGGCCACCAGATGCCTTGTAGAGCTCCTTGAGGGTGCCATGGGGCTGCTCCAACTGAGGCATGGTAAGGTCCACCGTGCCTCCCCCACAGTCTGCCACCACGTAGCGGTCTCCTGCTTGCATCTCAGCCCACAGTTCTCCGACACCCTATTCCACCAGGAACGTGCGGCTGTGGCGGGACCTTCGAAGCTGCTCTCGGGCCTGACGGAAGCTGGGATAAATGGAGTGGCTCTCGCCCAGGCACCCACTGCCTGGAGCTCGGCTGCTCAGGTCCACAAGCTGGTGCAGACGCAGCTTGCGGCAGTAGACAGAGGCGGCCTCAGGCTCCAGGGCGATGAGTAATTGCTCTGCATCCTCTCTTGACACCAGTCCGGCCAAGTAGGCAGCCTCTCGCATGAACTGCTTAGCTGGCTGTTTCCAGATGGCCGGCACTGTCAACACCCAGCGCACAATGTCCTTCTCTGGCAGCGATGGGCACTGGTCCCTCAGCTCCTGAAGGGCATGCTCCTTGAAGAAGCGCAAGGCATGGGTGAACACCTCCAGGGCaggcattttctttccatttaccgCTTCTAGCTGGGTCTTCAAGGTGAGATCAGTGGCACTGTGGATCTTCATCTTGAACTTCTCAAGTAGAGCCAGTCACGAGCCTCCTCAGGGTCCAGATCGTGGTAGTAATCACGGGCTGTATAGCCAAAACTGTGAAAGGCACCCTTTGGGGTCAGCAGCAGGCAGGTGGGGGTCTTCCGGTGGGCCACACCTGGGTCCCCGCCCTCCCATTTCCTTTTAGGGTTCTTGTGAATATGGTGCTTGGCATCCACTTAAATCTCCATAAACGTTGCTCATGGGATCCTCTCTATCCATGGGGCCATGGGTCCCATCCGACATCCTCAGCTCCTGCTCCCTCATCATGTGGATGGCCTCAGGGTCACTGGCAAAGCTGAAGGCATAGCTACTGGATGTGGTGCCGAAGTCGAAGGCCACTACCACAGAGAAGGGGGCCTGCTGGGGGGCTCGGGCCTCAGGCTTTGGAGACTGTGAGAGTGTGAGGGGGGCAATGCCACAGCTTTCCTGGGTCCTTGGGGAGCCGGGTGGGCTGGGTACTGGAGACTGCTCTGGGCTGGAGCCGCTGTACAGCACCTGCAGGCCCATCTCCGGGACAGCCAGCATCTTTGTAGGCCCTGTGGCTCTGCCCTGCCGACAGCTCGACCTGTGTCCAGACGCCTGGATCCTGGGCCCAAAGCCAGTGGGgcccaaaagcagttctaagagggaagtttatagcaattcaatctcaactcaagaaaccagaaaaatctcaaataaacgatctaaccctacacttaaaacaactagagaaagaagaacaaaaaaaccccaaagtcagtagaaggaaagtaagcataaagatcagagcagaaataaatgaaatagaaatgaagaaaacaatagcaaagatcaataaaactaaaagctggttctttgagaagataaacaaaattgatgaacccttagccagactcatcaaaaaaaaaaacaaa
The genomic region above belongs to Phocoena sinus isolate mPhoSin1 chromosome 1, mPhoSin1.pri, whole genome shotgun sequence and contains:
- the LOC116756961 gene encoding LOW QUALITY PROTEIN: heat shock 70 kDa protein 12B-like (The sequence of the model RefSeq protein was modified relative to this genomic sequence to represent the inferred CDS: inserted 3 bases in 2 codons; substituted 1 base at 1 genomic stop codon), with amino-acid sequence MLAVPEMGLQVLYSGSSPEQSPVPSPPGSPRTQESCGIAPLTLSQSPKPEARAPQQAPFSVVVAFDFGTTSSSYAFSFASDPEAIHMMREQELRMKWEGGDPGVAHRKTPTCLLLTPKGAFHSFGYTARDYYHDLDPEEARDWLYXEKFKMKIHSATDLTLKTQLEAVNGKKMPALEVFTHALRFFKEHALQELRDQCPSLPEKDIVRWVLTVPAIWKQPAKQFMREAAYLAGLVSREDAEQLLIALEPEAASVYCRKLRLHQLVDLSSRAPGSGCLGESHSIYPSFRQAREQLRRSRHSRTFLVEXGVGELWAEMQAGDRYVVADCGGGTVDLTMPQLEQPHGTLKELYKASGGPCGAVAVDLGFEQLLGRIFGEDFISTFKTQRPAAWVDLTIAFEACKRTAGPHHAGALNISLPFSFIDFYCKQRGHNVETALRRSSVNFVKWSSQGTLRMSCEAMNDLLQPTVSGIIQHIEALLARPEVQGVKLLFLVGSFSESAVLQHAVQAALGARGLRVVVPXILKGAVLFGQAPGMVRVRRSPLTYSVDVLNLFVAGRHPPDKLLVRGGRRWCTDVFERFVAAEQSVALGEDVLRSYCPARPGQRCVLINLCCCAAQDAHPGLRKCGELSLELAPAEGGPRAAGAPPSRREIRTAMQFGDPEIKVTALDVSTNRSVRAAIDFLSNWGRSASPPLPR